One genomic region from Bacillus aquiflavi encodes:
- the glpK gene encoding glycerol kinase GlpK, with amino-acid sequence METYILSLDQGTTSSRAILFNKRGEIVHVAQKEFTQIFPNPGWVEHNANEIWGSILAVIAACLSEANVKPEQIAGIGITNQRETTVVWDKNTGTPIYNAIVWQSRQTSKICDELKGKGYNELFREKTGLLIDAYFSGTKVKWILDHVEGARQKAERGELLFGTIDTWLIWKLSGGKAHVTDYSNASRTLMFNIHDLTWDDELLSILGVPKSMLPEVRPSSEVYAKTVDYHFFGQEVPIAGAAGDQQAALFGQACFEDGMAKNTYGTGCFMLMNTGEQAVRSKHGLLTTIAWGLNGKVEYALEGSIFVAGSAIQWLRDGLRMFKDAKETEEYARKVESTDGVYVVPAFVGLGTPYWDSDVRGAVFGLTRGTAKEHFIRATLESLAYQTKDVLSAMEADSSIQLKALRVDGGAVKNNFLMEFQSDILNVPVERPMVNETTALGAAYLAGLAVGYWESKEVIAQQWAIDRSFEPRMDEKERQKLYDGWKKAVKATMVFK; translated from the coding sequence ATGGAAACGTATATTTTATCACTTGACCAAGGAACGACAAGCTCACGGGCAATTTTGTTTAATAAGCGGGGCGAAATTGTTCACGTGGCTCAAAAAGAATTCACACAAATATTCCCAAATCCTGGTTGGGTAGAACATAATGCAAATGAAATATGGGGATCGATTTTGGCTGTCATTGCAGCTTGTCTTTCAGAAGCAAATGTAAAACCAGAACAAATTGCAGGAATAGGAATAACAAATCAGCGTGAAACAACAGTTGTTTGGGATAAAAATACCGGTACCCCAATTTATAATGCAATTGTTTGGCAATCAAGACAAACGAGTAAAATTTGCGATGAGTTGAAAGGAAAAGGATACAATGAGCTATTTCGTGAAAAAACAGGGTTATTAATTGATGCTTATTTTTCTGGTACAAAGGTAAAGTGGATATTAGATCATGTTGAAGGAGCTCGTCAAAAGGCTGAGCGGGGAGAACTTTTATTTGGAACGATTGATACGTGGCTTATTTGGAAGCTGTCTGGAGGGAAAGCGCACGTCACCGATTATTCTAATGCGTCTCGGACGTTAATGTTTAATATCCATGACTTAACATGGGATGATGAGCTTTTGAGCATACTCGGCGTGCCAAAATCAATGCTTCCAGAGGTACGTCCTTCCTCTGAAGTATATGCGAAAACGGTTGATTATCATTTCTTTGGACAGGAGGTTCCAATTGCTGGGGCTGCTGGTGACCAGCAAGCTGCTCTTTTCGGTCAAGCTTGTTTTGAAGATGGAATGGCTAAAAACACATATGGAACAGGTTGTTTTATGTTAATGAACACTGGTGAGCAGGCTGTTCGCTCAAAACATGGTTTGTTGACAACTATCGCTTGGGGGTTAAATGGAAAAGTTGAATACGCTCTTGAAGGAAGTATTTTTGTTGCCGGTTCAGCGATTCAATGGCTTAGAGACGGCTTAAGAATGTTTAAAGATGCGAAGGAAACGGAGGAATATGCTCGCAAAGTAGAATCAACAGACGGAGTTTACGTCGTGCCTGCATTTGTTGGACTCGGTACGCCTTACTGGGATAGTGATGTCCGAGGCGCTGTCTTCGGTTTGACACGCGGGACAGCAAAAGAGCACTTCATTCGAGCGACTCTGGAGTCTTTAGCTTACCAGACGAAAGATGTTTTATCAGCAATGGAAGCAGACTCAAGTATCCAACTAAAAGCTCTCCGAGTTGATGGCGGGGCAGTTAAAAACAACTTCTTAATGGAATTTCAAAGTGATATTTTAAACGTACCAGTCGAAAGACCGATGGTGAATGAAACAACAGCATTAGGTGCAGCTTATTTGGCTGGTCTTGCGGTAGGGTATTGGGAAAGTAAAGAAGTGATCGCGCAACAATGGGCAATCGATCGTTCCTTTGAACCACGTATGGATGAGAAAGAGCGCCAAAAGCTTTATGACGGCTGGAAAAAAGCAGTAAAAGCGACAATGGTATTTAAATAA
- a CDS encoding PHP domain-containing protein: MDLHIHSVYSDGYWSPEQIIKEAKKNGVQTISITDHDALEGYYLGKPIAEKEGITLIPGIELNTDGTLGEMHILGYLFLENHPKMSEHINWRKNERMKWGQKIVQQLQLLGYQLSFESCVKRVGKGVLVRTHIAEELVSKGYFESRQAAYETLLSKGKPGFVQREVFTALNAIKLIHEAGGLAFLAHPGIYPFQIPLDILVQNGLDGIEVYHSKHSSEVTRYWIEIAKYYNLLISGGSDFHGPNSRNPYPIGSVNIHPRIEIDNWWERRKIIR; this comes from the coding sequence TTGGATTTACACATTCATTCGGTTTATTCTGATGGTTATTGGAGCCCAGAACAAATTATAAAAGAAGCGAAGAAAAATGGTGTTCAAACGATTTCTATTACAGATCATGATGCGCTTGAAGGTTATTATTTGGGCAAGCCGATTGCGGAAAAAGAAGGGATTACGCTCATTCCTGGTATTGAACTCAATACAGATGGAACTTTAGGTGAAATGCATATATTAGGATACCTCTTTTTGGAGAATCATCCTAAAATGAGTGAACACATTAACTGGCGGAAGAACGAAAGAATGAAATGGGGACAAAAGATCGTTCAACAACTTCAATTGTTAGGATATCAATTATCTTTTGAATCGTGTGTAAAACGGGTTGGCAAAGGTGTATTAGTACGGACTCATATCGCTGAGGAGTTAGTTTCCAAAGGATACTTTGAGTCGAGACAAGCGGCGTATGAAACATTACTTAGTAAAGGAAAACCTGGGTTTGTTCAAAGAGAAGTATTTACGGCACTTAACGCAATCAAGCTTATTCACGAAGCCGGTGGACTAGCATTTTTAGCTCATCCAGGAATTTATCCGTTTCAAATTCCGTTAGATATTCTTGTGCAAAATGGATTAGATGGTATCGAGGTATATCATTCTAAACATTCATCGGAAGTGACACGATATTGGATCGAGATCGCCAAGTACTATAATCTCCTCATTTCAGGCGGCAGTGATTTTCATGGACCTAATTCTCGTAATCCGTATCCCATTGGAAGTGTAAATATCCACCCTCGTATTGAAATTGACAACTGGTGGGAAAGGAGAAAAATAATCAGATGA
- a CDS encoding sugar phosphate isomerase/epimerase family protein, translated as MNLLFASTLAWSYPIDVVMKMANSENFTGVEVWAEHVWAHETALETIKSTRKQLNLLLTMHAASWDLNLCALNSGIRKQSIQEIKRSIELAIDIGANNVTFHPGKMTLTSFQSSFHEQLLVESIAEIMQFAKQEGITMSLEMMEWKTKEFVTEPAIVTRLTEPFTPYLKTTFDVAHIPLHENIVLMWENMPHVNKIHISDATAEKLHLPLGEGSIKRDTLSTFLHFEQFPIVIEGFDSSKELTRLKKNIDYVKKQISQATYKGVHS; from the coding sequence ATGAACTTACTATTTGCTTCAACTTTAGCTTGGTCGTATCCAATAGATGTTGTAATGAAAATGGCAAACTCAGAAAATTTCACTGGTGTAGAAGTTTGGGCTGAGCATGTATGGGCTCATGAAACAGCATTAGAAACGATTAAATCTACAAGAAAACAGCTTAATCTTTTATTGACAATGCACGCTGCTAGTTGGGATTTAAACCTTTGTGCACTTAATTCGGGAATTAGAAAGCAATCTATTCAAGAGATTAAACGATCAATTGAATTAGCAATTGATATTGGGGCTAATAATGTTACGTTTCATCCAGGTAAGATGACGTTAACTTCCTTTCAATCTTCATTTCATGAACAATTGCTAGTTGAATCTATTGCTGAAATTATGCAGTTCGCTAAACAGGAAGGGATTACGATGTCATTAGAAATGATGGAATGGAAAACAAAGGAGTTTGTAACAGAACCGGCAATTGTGACTAGATTAACTGAGCCATTTACGCCTTATTTAAAAACGACTTTTGATGTTGCTCATATTCCTCTTCATGAGAATATCGTCTTGATGTGGGAAAATATGCCACACGTAAATAAAATTCATATTAGTGATGCGACTGCAGAAAAACTTCATCTTCCGCTTGGGGAGGGCAGCATCAAACGAGATACGTTAAGTACTTTTCTACATTTTGAACAGTTCCCAATCGTAATTGAAGGATTTGATAGTTCAAAAGAATTAACACGATTAAAGAAAAATATAGACTATGTCAAAAAACAAATAAGCCAAGCAACATATAAGGGGGTTCATTCTTGA
- the surE gene encoding 5'/3'-nucleotidase SurE, translated as MKILVTNDDGIFAPGVEALTEVLQHFGDVFVVCPDQERSAVGHSITLRTPLKAKPINIFPGVKGAWAVNGTPADCVKLGIEILLKSPPHILFSGVNLGPNLGRDLYYSGTMAGAVEASLYQVPSVSVSLNAFNDTKVNYFKVKQLIYDVVEIVLKNKIPKGVFLNINLPNLSKELCKGVATIPLDMSVSRYRYVGLNDPHGQIYFWLKDELNELSKFAENSDYLKLKEGYITVSPVEFRTHHKRKKDQIERWFQKINHHNKREEKSNA; from the coding sequence TTGAAAATATTAGTGACGAATGATGATGGGATTTTCGCCCCTGGAGTGGAGGCATTAACAGAGGTGCTACAGCACTTCGGCGATGTGTTTGTTGTTTGTCCTGATCAAGAGCGCAGTGCGGTAGGTCATTCAATTACATTAAGAACACCGTTAAAAGCAAAACCGATTAACATTTTTCCAGGTGTTAAAGGAGCATGGGCAGTAAACGGTACACCTGCTGATTGTGTAAAGCTAGGTATAGAGATTTTATTAAAATCGCCCCCTCATATTTTATTTTCTGGAGTGAATCTTGGGCCAAACCTTGGAAGGGATTTATATTATTCCGGAACGATGGCGGGAGCGGTTGAAGCCTCGCTTTATCAAGTCCCTTCAGTTTCGGTTTCTCTCAATGCTTTCAATGATACGAAGGTAAATTATTTTAAAGTGAAACAGCTTATTTATGATGTCGTAGAGATCGTCTTAAAAAACAAAATTCCTAAAGGGGTATTTTTAAATATTAATTTGCCCAACTTATCGAAGGAATTATGTAAAGGCGTAGCGACTATACCGTTAGATATGAGCGTTTCCCGTTACCGTTACGTCGGTTTGAATGATCCGCATGGACAAATATATTTTTGGCTTAAAGACGAGTTAAACGAACTATCAAAATTTGCAGAGAATAGTGATTATTTAAAGCTAAAGGAAGGCTATATTACAGTTTCACCTGTAGAGTTTCGCACGCATCATAAAAGAAAAAAGGATCAAATTGAACGATGGTTTCAAAAGATAAATCATCATAATAAAAGGGAGGAAAAGTCAAATGCGTAA